In Proteus vulgaris, one DNA window encodes the following:
- a CDS encoding YiiX/YebB-like N1pC/P60 family cysteine hydrolase, with translation MIRAFTILALFLAGAFYALALPLDLKNGDLVFREGDEAISEIIKQVDRSGFSHVGMVWISDNGIKVIHSTPSEHMDIKDGVTIDNIDFFISRAKANTVQFYQVKGSEEARSNAVKIALNRVGENFSIYPKQGVYCTELVADAWLKAGVSISTGTQILDMPFISDIPLIFPENLINSENVILYPQ, from the coding sequence ATGATCCGTGCCTTTACTATTTTAGCTTTATTTTTAGCGGGTGCATTTTATGCGCTCGCTTTGCCTCTTGATTTAAAAAATGGTGATTTAGTTTTTCGAGAAGGTGATGAAGCGATTAGTGAAATAATTAAGCAAGTCGATAGAAGTGGATTTAGTCACGTAGGAATGGTGTGGATTTCGGATAATGGTATTAAAGTGATCCATTCAACACCAAGTGAACATATGGATATAAAAGATGGAGTTACCATTGATAATATAGACTTCTTTATTAGTCGAGCAAAAGCCAATACTGTGCAATTTTATCAAGTAAAAGGAAGCGAAGAAGCTAGAAGTAATGCTGTAAAAATTGCATTAAATCGCGTGGGGGAAAACTTTAGTATTTATCCCAAGCAAGGCGTTTATTGTACAGAGTTAGTTGCTGATGCATGGCTAAAGGCGGGGGTATCTATTTCCACAGGAACTCAAATATTAGATATGCCGTTTATTTCAGATATTCCACTTATTTTTCCTGAAAATTTAATTAATTCTGAAAATGTAATTCTTTATCCTCAATAA
- a CDS encoding DUF4878 domain-containing protein gives MLKKVMGYLFLIFAIITLSACGDKTEDPGQAAVAFVEAIAAGNGDKVISLIHLSEMQGDPRAEQFNNKFKMIVEETGKQVKKQGGLSKVEIISVEYSEDKNSAIVTLKTTLKDGVEKTQAQEMINVDGKWKVNFK, from the coding sequence ATGTTAAAAAAAGTCATGGGATACCTGTTTTTAATATTTGCAATAATAACACTATCAGCGTGTGGTGATAAAACAGAGGATCCGGGGCAGGCAGCAGTTGCATTCGTTGAAGCGATTGCTGCAGGGAATGGTGATAAAGTTATTTCATTAATTCACTTAAGCGAAATGCAAGGAGATCCAAGAGCTGAACAATTTAATAATAAATTTAAAATGATTGTAGAGGAAACAGGTAAACAAGTTAAAAAGCAAGGTGGCTTGAGTAAAGTTGAAATTATCAGCGTTGAATATAGTGAAGATAAAAATAGTGCAATTGTGACATTAAAAACTACATTAAAAGATGGTGTGGAAAAAACTCAAGCACAAGAGATGATTAATGTTGATGGTAAATGGAAAGTTAATTTCAAGTGA
- a CDS encoding XRE family transcriptional regulator: MSIAKRTKDKRIALGLTQSELATLANTTQQSIEQLESGKTKRPRFLPELAKALNCDLAWLLEGEEQPDVASEIPPENEWQPVSEWDSNTPLDADEVEIPYFKSIELAAGDGCCTNEDHNGYKLRFSKSTLRRYGASSQNVICFSVYGDSMSPVIPNGSTVTVDTGNTRIVDGGIYAIEQDALFRIKLLYRQPGGKLIIRSYNKDEFPDESAETDSVKIMGRIIHWSVMAW; the protein is encoded by the coding sequence ATGTCTATTGCGAAACGTACCAAAGACAAGCGCATTGCGTTAGGTTTAACACAATCAGAACTTGCTACTTTAGCAAATACAACACAGCAATCTATCGAGCAACTAGAAAGTGGTAAAACTAAACGCCCTCGTTTTTTACCTGAATTAGCAAAAGCATTAAATTGTGATTTAGCTTGGCTATTAGAAGGTGAAGAGCAACCTGATGTTGCTTCTGAAATTCCACCTGAAAATGAATGGCAACCTGTTAGTGAATGGGATAGCAATACCCCTTTAGATGCTGATGAAGTAGAAATCCCCTACTTTAAAAGTATTGAGCTTGCGGCTGGTGATGGTTGTTGTACTAACGAAGATCATAACGGATATAAATTGAGATTTTCAAAAAGCACATTACGCCGTTATGGCGCTTCCTCTCAAAATGTCATTTGTTTTTCTGTTTATGGGGATAGCATGTCACCCGTTATCCCAAATGGATCAACGGTCACTGTTGATACAGGTAACACACGCATTGTTGATGGTGGTATTTATGCTATCGAACAAGATGCCTTATTCAGAATAAAACTGCTTTATCGTCAACCAGGCGGCAAATTAATCATACGTAGCTATAATAAAGACGAATTCCCTGACGAATCAGCAGAAACTGATTCTGTAAAAATTATGGGCCGTATTATCCATTGGTCAGTAATGGCTTGGTAA
- a CDS encoding ABC transporter ATP-binding protein yields MLEIRSLTSGILKDVSLKVEKGTCLGISGTSGSGKTTLLNAIAGYTLYSGDIYLANKNINTQSVWLRSCRYLNQRLYLFPFMTVTQNLWLAQYGAKQKRSKERERSILEQMGIEHLATRYPHQISGGEQQRVALARALISQPKLLLLDEPFSSLDWETRYQLWDLIDSLKSKEITMIMVTHEPREIRALADKTVLLSKGQVITENSIR; encoded by the coding sequence ATGTTAGAAATTCGTTCATTAACATCGGGTATATTAAAAGACGTCTCGTTAAAGGTAGAAAAAGGAACTTGCTTAGGAATAAGTGGTACATCAGGAAGTGGTAAAACAACACTTTTAAATGCAATAGCGGGATACACTTTGTACTCTGGAGATATCTACCTTGCAAATAAAAATATTAATACACAGTCAGTGTGGTTGCGTTCTTGTCGATATTTAAATCAACGGCTTTATTTATTTCCATTTATGACTGTAACCCAAAATTTATGGCTAGCACAATATGGTGCAAAACAGAAACGAAGCAAGGAGAGAGAAAGGTCGATATTAGAGCAGATGGGAATTGAACATCTTGCTACACGTTATCCTCATCAAATTTCAGGAGGGGAACAACAACGCGTGGCATTGGCAAGAGCTCTTATTAGCCAACCCAAACTTTTACTACTGGATGAACCTTTTTCGAGTTTGGATTGGGAAACGCGTTATCAGCTTTGGGATTTAATTGATTCCTTAAAATCTAAGGAAATAACGATGATCATGGTTACTCATGAACCTCGTGAAATCAGAGCGCTAGCAGATAAAACGGTTCTATTGTCTAAAGGACAAGTTATTACTGAAAATTCAATACGTTGA
- a CDS encoding ABC transporter permease, with protein sequence MFRWALIPLFLLLFLILGSLIALICQLSYVEFRQVITDPEFHFAIGMSLSTALTSLCLAIILGVPAAWAMARIPFKGHRFIDALLDLPLVTPPLVIGIGLLLLLGNQGPLTGVFPELSRSLFSPLGIIIAQTYVASAIIMRNSLSAFKSVDPAYIQTAQNLGLTPTKTFFLIEIPLCWSALMSGSIIAFSRALGEFGATLMLAGATRLKTETLPMAIYLNIASGDFTLAIGCALVLIAIAITLLFALHRLQRERTTSC encoded by the coding sequence GTGTTTCGTTGGGCTTTAATTCCACTTTTTTTATTGTTATTTCTGATCTTAGGATCACTAATCGCATTAATATGCCAACTTTCATATGTTGAATTTAGACAAGTCATTACTGATCCTGAATTTCATTTTGCTATTGGTATGTCACTTAGTACGGCATTAACATCTTTATGTTTAGCAATTATCTTAGGTGTACCTGCTGCATGGGCAATGGCAAGAATTCCTTTTAAAGGACATCGTTTTATTGATGCGTTATTAGATTTGCCTTTGGTTACTCCTCCATTAGTTATCGGTATCGGATTATTATTATTGTTAGGAAATCAGGGGCCTTTAACGGGTGTTTTTCCTGAATTATCTCGTTCTCTTTTTTCACCTTTAGGTATTATTATTGCTCAAACTTATGTCGCTAGTGCGATTATTATGAGAAATAGCCTCTCTGCCTTTAAGTCTGTTGATCCCGCTTATATTCAAACGGCGCAAAATTTAGGATTAACACCTACAAAAACATTTTTCTTGATTGAAATACCATTGTGTTGGTCAGCTTTAATGAGTGGAAGCATCATTGCATTTTCTAGAGCCTTAGGTGAGTTTGGTGCCACATTAATGTTAGCTGGCGCAACAAGATTAAAAACAGAGACGTTACCCATGGCTATTTATCTAAATATCGCCAGTGGAGACTTCACTTTGGCAATAGGTTGTGCACTCGTTCTTATCGCTATCGCAATTACGTTATTATTTGCGTTGCATCGTTTACAGCGAGAAAGGACGACATCATGTTAG
- the modA gene encoding molybdate ABC transporter substrate-binding protein, which yields MKRQLLASLGLALGLICHNTLAAELHLYAGAGLKQPVEQVVTVFEKETGNKVTIEYGGSGQILTRFNLTKQGDLFFPGSQDYVEKLDKEGLVVNQYSIVRHIPVIAVRKDKVGDIKTLEDLANSSLKLGMGDAKAIALGKSGEQLIDVSGQGDKLRDKVIVRTATIKQLLMYLLNGEVDAAIIGYADAMKNQDKLVLLPVPEGNPEEVATLAVLKTSANPKEAQLLADYFTRAEGIKAFTDYGFLPVISKP from the coding sequence ATGAAACGCCAATTACTCGCTAGCTTAGGGCTAGCACTAGGATTAATTTGTCATAATACACTGGCAGCTGAACTTCATCTTTATGCTGGTGCTGGTTTAAAACAACCAGTAGAACAAGTTGTTACTGTATTTGAAAAAGAAACTGGAAATAAAGTCACTATTGAATATGGCGGTTCAGGTCAAATATTAACACGTTTTAATTTAACTAAGCAGGGAGATTTGTTTTTTCCTGGCTCACAAGATTACGTGGAAAAGTTAGATAAAGAAGGGCTGGTTGTTAACCAATATTCTATTGTTCGCCATATTCCCGTAATTGCTGTACGCAAAGATAAAGTGGGCGATATTAAAACGCTAGAAGATCTTGCGAATAGTTCATTAAAGCTAGGTATGGGTGATGCTAAAGCTATAGCATTAGGAAAAAGTGGTGAACAACTTATTGATGTATCAGGTCAAGGTGATAAATTACGCGACAAAGTAATTGTACGCACAGCAACGATTAAACAATTACTAATGTATTTGCTTAATGGTGAAGTGGATGCCGCCATTATTGGATATGCAGATGCAATGAAAAACCAAGATAAATTGGTCTTACTTCCAGTGCCTGAAGGTAATCCTGAAGAAGTAGCAACTTTGGCGGTTTTAAAAACATCAGCAAATCCCAAAGAAGCACAATTACTTGCTGATTATTTTACACGCGCAGAGGGAATAAAAGCTTTTACTGATTATGGTTTTCTTCCTGTAATTTCGAAACCATAG
- a CDS encoding sugar-binding transcriptional regulator encodes MDNNSLKNASLFDNDPVLYAAWLYYQDGLSQSEVANIMGVSRVTVVKYLHLAREKGFVNISLDSSVFSTIDYAIRIKAKFDLNNVLILPDEEKNKSQHTLNMNRERLAKAGAMYLSQIMGDDDILGVAWGRTIYKLGNYLPPKSLKNVTVLQMIGAVAPQPDFKTAEAAALIANKLSGCSINLHVPAVVSSARLAMELQAEPIIRRNFSALNQCNKALFVVGNTLDDNPLVTTGVLTSGEMAQYRDLGAVGVICGRFYDAQGNPLVSDIDLRIMGISLAQLRQIPQRLFIAGGVENIQATIGVIKGGYATDIVIDEVTALSLLELES; translated from the coding sequence ATGGATAATAATTCGCTAAAGAACGCGAGTTTATTTGATAATGATCCCGTTCTCTATGCTGCATGGCTTTACTATCAGGACGGGCTAAGTCAAAGTGAAGTTGCAAATATTATGGGTGTTTCCCGAGTCACAGTCGTGAAATATTTGCATTTAGCTAGAGAAAAAGGATTCGTAAATATTAGTTTAGATTCATCAGTATTTTCTACGATTGATTATGCAATTAGAATAAAAGCAAAATTCGATCTGAATAATGTGCTTATTTTACCTGATGAAGAAAAAAATAAATCGCAACATACATTAAATATGAACAGAGAAAGACTAGCGAAAGCAGGGGCGATGTATCTTTCTCAAATAATGGGTGATGATGATATTTTAGGTGTCGCTTGGGGACGAACAATTTATAAGTTAGGTAATTATCTTCCACCCAAATCACTAAAGAATGTCACCGTACTACAAATGATAGGGGCTGTCGCACCACAACCTGATTTTAAAACGGCAGAAGCGGCCGCGTTAATTGCAAATAAATTATCAGGGTGCAGTATTAATTTACATGTACCTGCTGTCGTTTCGAGTGCTCGTTTAGCAATGGAGCTTCAAGCGGAGCCTATTATTAGACGTAATTTTTCAGCGCTAAATCAATGTAATAAGGCACTTTTTGTTGTGGGTAATACATTGGATGATAATCCTCTTGTGACAACCGGTGTGTTAACCAGTGGTGAAATGGCGCAATACCGTGATTTGGGTGCTGTAGGGGTGATTTGCGGACGCTTTTATGATGCGCAAGGCAATCCTTTGGTTTCTGATATTGACCTTAGGATAATGGGAATAAGTTTAGCTCAGTTAAGACAAATACCGCAGCGACTCTTTATCGCCGGAGGTGTGGAAAATATTCAAGCAACAATAGGAGTGATAAAAGGAGGTTACGCTACTGATATTGTCATTGATGAAGTGACCGCCTTGTCATTATTAGAGTTGGAAAGCTAA
- the cutA gene encoding divalent-cation tolerance protein CutA, with protein MIIAYSTAPNEMIANEIAHYLINAKLAACVNLIPHVKSIYHWNNEVIEDSEVLMMIKSEKSKQQVLIDALAEIHPYDTPEVIIIPIENGFKGYLNWIYQSLN; from the coding sequence ATGATAATTGCATACTCAACTGCACCAAATGAAATGATTGCTAATGAAATCGCTCACTATCTCATCAATGCAAAACTGGCTGCCTGTGTAAATCTGATACCCCATGTAAAATCGATTTATCATTGGAATAACGAAGTTATTGAAGATAGTGAAGTGCTTATGATGATTAAATCCGAAAAAAGCAAACAACAGGTTTTAATTGATGCGCTTGCCGAAATACATCCTTATGACACTCCTGAAGTTATTATAATACCGATTGAAAATGGTTTTAAAGGTTATCTTAATTGGATATACCAATCGTTGAATTAA